The following proteins are encoded in a genomic region of Lachnospiraceae bacterium KM106-2:
- a CDS encoding transcriptional regulator, MarR family codes for MNNLMYTAEQVALFCRLNINMKKDIPIRSSEMGLLIYLVKSNGINTPLEAARYFKVSKGMITNMVTSLTKKGYIIREQSMEDKRSYLLTPTDKAIVLVNETYEENFKTMSMIQEQLGTNDFQTFTNLLEKVNNLLLEGKNNG; via the coding sequence ATGAATAATTTAATGTATACAGCAGAGCAAGTAGCTCTTTTCTGCCGACTCAATATAAATATGAAAAAAGATATCCCAATTCGTTCTAGTGAAATGGGACTTTTAATTTATCTTGTTAAATCGAATGGAATCAATACACCGCTTGAGGCTGCAAGATATTTTAAAGTATCCAAGGGCATGATCACAAATATGGTGACATCCTTAACAAAGAAAGGCTATATCATAAGAGAGCAATCCATGGAAGATAAAAGAAGTTATCTTCTAACTCCAACCGATAAAGCTATTGTGCTTGTAAATGAAACCTATGAAGAAAACTTTAAAACAATGTCCATGATACAGGAACAATTAGGAACGAACGACTTTCAAACCTTTACTAATCTTTTAGAAAAGGTAAATAATCTTTTATTGGAGGGAAAAAATAATGGGTAG
- a CDS encoding conserved protein YesF has product MGRILITGALGNVGRYVAKYALKNNQDITVASRNIEALRREFGNHATCVSFDFTNPDTFDAALADVDRVFIMRPPHLGKPEDLKPFIHALQKRKNITLVCFLSLIGIEHNPVPPHYKIEKYIEKAGLPYCHIRPSFFMQNISGIHAFEIKHFNQLVVPVGKSLTSFIDAEDIGELTAKVLSEADTHKNSKYSLTGAEAIDYYEAASILSKHLNREIMYTNPKPSLAKKYWRNIRALDKDYVFVMGMLYMMTRLGTAKTVTTTYEDIMGKKPQSFSQFVEKNIDCWK; this is encoded by the coding sequence ATGGGTAGAATTTTAATCACTGGTGCCCTTGGAAATGTAGGCAGATATGTTGCAAAATATGCACTTAAGAATAATCAGGACATTACAGTAGCCTCTAGAAATATTGAGGCCCTAAGAAGAGAATTTGGTAATCATGCTACATGTGTTTCTTTTGACTTTACAAATCCAGATACTTTTGATGCAGCACTAGCTGATGTTGATCGAGTTTTTATCATGCGTCCCCCTCATCTTGGAAAACCCGAAGACTTAAAGCCTTTTATCCATGCACTACAAAAGAGAAAGAACATCACACTTGTATGTTTCTTGTCCTTAATTGGCATAGAACATAACCCGGTACCCCCACACTATAAAATTGAAAAATATATTGAAAAAGCTGGATTACCTTATTGCCATATTCGCCCTTCTTTCTTTATGCAAAACATCAGTGGTATCCATGCATTTGAAATTAAACATTTCAATCAACTTGTAGTCCCTGTTGGGAAATCACTGACTAGCTTTATCGATGCAGAGGATATTGGAGAACTCACTGCTAAAGTACTTTCTGAGGCAGATACTCATAAAAACTCAAAATACTCTCTAACAGGCGCCGAAGCGATCGACTACTACGAAGCTGCAAGTATTTTATCCAAACATCTTAACAGAGAAATTATGTATACCAATCCCAAGCCATCACTGGCAAAGAAATATTGGAGAAATATTCGTGCTCTAGATAAAGATTATGTATTTGTCATGGGCATGCTCTATATGATGACACGCCTAGGAACAGCAAAAACAGTAACAACAACCTATGAAGATATTATGGGCAAGAAGCCACAGTCATTTTCTCAATTTGTTGAGAAAAATATAGACTGCTGGAAATAG
- a CDS encoding ferredoxin, whose product MIYYFSATGNGKRVAEIIADITNDKVMSITDVLAANCMRQDLLTEKQVGIISPTYAWGLPSIVNEFLENIQLKLNEDTYMFFVATYGTTPGTTGHLANKILRQKNNRSFNAFYSVKMPDTWTPVFDLSDQDVVNRKNEAAEKEMKEVAKRILSKETPRRMKLAMPVAAVPIYKIYYNQMRKTKNFHVDDSCIGCTLCEKKCPVKAIEMKDSKPVWVKEKCTMCLGCLHRCPKFAIQYGKGGATKRHGQYKNPYTKI is encoded by the coding sequence ATGATTTATTATTTTTCAGCAACGGGGAATGGCAAACGAGTAGCAGAAATTATTGCAGATATAACAAATGATAAGGTTATGTCGATCACAGATGTGTTAGCAGCAAATTGTATGAGACAAGATTTACTTACAGAGAAGCAAGTTGGAATCATATCACCGACCTATGCCTGGGGGCTCCCAAGTATAGTGAATGAGTTCTTAGAGAATATACAGTTGAAATTAAATGAGGATACTTATATGTTCTTTGTTGCAACGTATGGAACTACGCCGGGAACTACCGGACATCTTGCAAATAAAATTTTAAGGCAAAAAAATAATCGTAGTTTTAATGCGTTTTACAGTGTTAAGATGCCAGATACCTGGACTCCAGTCTTTGATTTGTCAGATCAGGATGTAGTAAATAGGAAAAATGAGGCCGCAGAAAAGGAAATGAAAGAAGTAGCAAAGCGTATTCTCTCCAAAGAGACGCCAAGACGTATGAAACTGGCGATGCCTGTTGCTGCAGTACCTATCTATAAAATCTATTATAATCAAATGCGTAAGACTAAGAACTTTCATGTAGATGATTCATGTATCGGATGTACACTATGTGAAAAGAAATGTCCGGTAAAGGCCATAGAAATGAAAGACAGTAAACCTGTTTGGGTCAAAGAAAAATGTACCATGTGCTTAGGATGCCTTCATAGATGTCCTAAATTTGCAATACAGTATGGAAAGGGTGGGGCAACAAAGAGACATGGACAATATAAAAACCCATATACTAAAATTTAA
- a CDS encoding transcriptional regulator, TetR family yields MKYDLSKKTNRFAKRTLTAFSETLLELLTEEAFETITINQLCERCNYPRSTFYNYFEDIYDLLNYCFDVMQGLLNIERSYELSEEERTMFLFEIIYDYLNEQKEVIKQITKYNPADGVLMSCLWKYMKVQVTAIISECPYSEGLPVSRDILVAHYSNTLQLILEQSFFGKNSISKKEATEAIQFLIGSIEKEKWKK; encoded by the coding sequence ATGAAATATGATTTATCGAAGAAAACAAATCGCTTCGCCAAACGAACGCTTACAGCCTTTTCGGAAACATTATTGGAACTCCTTACAGAGGAAGCTTTTGAAACTATTACGATTAATCAGTTATGTGAACGGTGCAATTATCCAAGATCAACCTTTTATAATTATTTCGAGGACATTTATGATCTGCTAAATTATTGTTTCGATGTAATGCAAGGGCTACTGAATATAGAACGCAGTTATGAACTATCAGAGGAAGAACGTACTATGTTTCTATTTGAGATAATTTATGATTATCTAAATGAACAGAAGGAAGTAATTAAGCAGATAACAAAATATAATCCTGCGGATGGAGTCCTTATGTCATGCCTTTGGAAATATATGAAGGTGCAGGTTACAGCCATAATATCGGAATGTCCGTATAGTGAAGGGTTACCGGTGTCGAGAGATATTCTAGTTGCTCATTATAGCAATACATTACAGTTGATCTTAGAGCAAAGCTTTTTTGGAAAGAATAGCATTAGTAAAAAGGAAGCAACAGAAGCAATCCAGTTTTTAATTGGGTCCATCGAAAAGGAGAAGTGGAAGAAATGA
- a CDS encoding predicted regulator of fructose utilization, DeoR family — protein sequence MSKESRMFAEERKSKIVDIINRQGKIVVPELCDIFGVSASTVRNDLKELEIDGLLKRTHGGAISQSKVGREPLPAFSETRMVRQKEKIAEMANSLVEDGDVIAISSGTTAFEFVKTLGNKKDLTIILNNIKMASWLEENTNFTIVILGGILRNNYHFVVSPVKSELLEFMNIDKTFLSVNGIHESKGITTPDIETAMNYKSMTESSVKTYILSDSSKIGAVTFAKIMDVKDATAIITDEGIGEEDREVLATKTEMIIVS from the coding sequence ATGAGCAAAGAATCGAGAATGTTTGCAGAAGAACGAAAAAGTAAGATTGTAGACATTATAAATAGACAAGGGAAAATCGTTGTACCAGAATTATGTGACATTTTTGGCGTATCGGCCTCTACCGTAAGAAATGATTTAAAGGAATTAGAAATTGATGGTTTATTAAAACGTACCCATGGCGGTGCGATCAGTCAATCCAAGGTAGGAAGAGAACCATTGCCTGCATTCAGTGAGACAAGAATGGTAAGGCAGAAGGAGAAGATTGCAGAAATGGCCAATTCATTAGTAGAAGATGGCGATGTAATAGCAATTTCTTCAGGAACAACTGCGTTTGAGTTCGTAAAGACGTTAGGGAATAAAAAGGATCTGACGATTATTTTAAATAATATTAAGATGGCATCTTGGTTGGAAGAAAATACGAATTTTACTATCGTAATACTAGGAGGAATCCTTCGTAATAATTATCATTTTGTAGTGTCACCAGTCAAAAGCGAACTGCTAGAGTTTATGAATATCGATAAGACCTTTCTTTCGGTAAATGGAATTCATGAGTCAAAGGGAATTACAACTCCGGATATTGAAACGGCCATGAATTATAAGAGTATGACAGAATCCAGTGTGAAGACATATATCCTTTCTGACAGCAGCAAGATAGGAGCAGTCACGTTTGCAAAGATCATGGATGTGAAAGATGCTACTGCGATCATTACAGATGAGGGCATTGGAGAAGAAGATAGAGAAGTGTTAGCGACTAAGACAGAAATGATAATAGTAAGCTAG
- a CDS encoding deoxyribose-phosphate aldolase, with the protein MNKNEILSLVDHTLLLQASTWEEIKTICDDAIAYHTASVCIPPCYVKQAKEYMGDKMAVCTVIGFPNGNCTTACKEFETKDAIANGAEEIDMVINIGALRAKNYDYVLNEMKSLKAICGDKVLKVIIETCLLTEEEKIKMCELVTLSGADYIKTSTGFSTAGATFADIELFAKHVGPNVKIKAAGGISSFDDAEKFISLGANRLGTSRLVKIMKADK; encoded by the coding sequence ATGAACAAAAACGAAATTTTATCATTAGTTGACCATACTTTATTACTTCAAGCTTCTACATGGGAAGAGATCAAAACAATCTGCGATGATGCGATCGCCTATCATACAGCTTCCGTATGCATTCCTCCTTGCTATGTAAAACAAGCAAAAGAATACATGGGTGACAAAATGGCCGTTTGTACTGTAATCGGTTTTCCAAATGGTAACTGCACAACTGCATGTAAAGAATTTGAAACAAAAGATGCAATTGCAAACGGTGCGGAAGAAATCGATATGGTAATCAATATCGGCGCACTTCGTGCAAAAAACTATGATTATGTATTAAATGAAATGAAATCTTTAAAAGCGATCTGTGGTGATAAGGTATTAAAAGTAATTATCGAGACTTGCCTATTAACAGAAGAAGAAAAAATCAAGATGTGTGAATTAGTAACTTTATCTGGTGCTGATTACATTAAGACATCTACTGGATTCTCTACAGCAGGCGCAACATTTGCTGATATTGAATTATTTGCAAAACATGTAGGTCCTAATGTTAAGATCAAAGCTGCTGGCGGAATCAGCTCTTTTGATGATGCTGAAAAATTCATCTCTCTTGGAGCTAACCGACTTGGCACTAGCCGTCTTGTAAAGATTATGAAAGCAGATAAATAG
- a CDS encoding putative general stress protein, whose amino-acid sequence MEIKEELIQKAVEIIQGQCNENGYCALTLMDTDNRPNTTTITPSKADGIKSMTFCTGFGTRTERIHFRPDACVCFNSPEYHISIKGKMEIITDPDVKKEMWYSGLANHFSGPDDPGYVVLKFTADSYTLFIDYMTVRGVVQ is encoded by the coding sequence ATGGAGATAAAGGAAGAACTAATTCAGAAAGCAGTAGAAATTATTCAAGGACAATGTAATGAGAATGGATATTGTGCGTTAACTTTAATGGATACGGATAATCGTCCGAATACGACTACGATCACTCCATCAAAAGCGGATGGAATTAAAAGTATGACATTTTGCACCGGATTTGGTACTAGAACAGAACGTATTCACTTTCGTCCAGATGCCTGTGTTTGCTTTAATTCACCGGAATATCATATTTCGATAAAAGGGAAAATGGAGATCATTACGGATCCGGATGTTAAGAAGGAAATGTGGTATTCGGGGTTGGCGAATCATTTTAGTGGGCCGGATGATCCGGGATATGTAGTCTTAAAATTTACGGCGGACAGTTACACTCTATTTATTGATTACATGACAGTAAGAGGAGTAGTACAATAA
- a CDS encoding iron-sulfur flavoprotein: MKVIAINGSPRRGANTDSLLKEALRGAEAVGAETEMIRLYDLTYRGCISCFGCKRKGAKLCHYYMKDELSPVLEKVLEADVLLLGSPIYEGEITAQMRGFLERLGFITMTYDDYSKVIFEGSIDSAFFFTMNAPEEYLPNYMPMIENNLMCISKLGGSVEHYESCNTLQFNDYSKFHAAVFDEELKKKIHEEQFPKDLAVAYEIGYRLASKKK; this comes from the coding sequence ATGAAAGTAATTGCGATAAATGGAAGCCCAAGACGTGGAGCTAATACAGATAGCTTATTAAAAGAGGCTCTTCGCGGAGCTGAGGCAGTGGGAGCAGAAACAGAGATGATTCGTTTATATGATTTAACATATAGAGGATGTATTAGTTGTTTTGGCTGTAAAAGAAAAGGTGCAAAACTCTGTCACTATTACATGAAGGATGAGCTGTCACCAGTATTAGAAAAGGTATTAGAAGCCGATGTATTACTATTAGGATCTCCAATCTATGAAGGTGAGATCACAGCGCAAATGCGTGGTTTCCTAGAACGCCTTGGTTTTATTACTATGACATATGATGATTATTCCAAGGTGATCTTTGAAGGAAGTATTGATTCTGCATTCTTCTTTACCATGAATGCTCCAGAAGAATATTTACCAAACTATATGCCTATGATAGAAAATAATTTAATGTGTATTTCTAAGTTGGGTGGATCCGTAGAACACTATGAGAGTTGTAATACCCTTCAGTTTAATGATTACTCCAAATTCCATGCAGCAGTGTTCGATGAGGAGTTAAAGAAAAAGATCCATGAAGAACAATTCCCAAAAGATCTTGCAGTGGCATATGAGATCGGATATCGACTTGCTAGCAAAAAGAAATAG
- a CDS encoding transcriptional regulator, HxlR family, producing MHFLSEEPLRFNELKRRMPKMTHATLSNQLKQLESEGLIIRTEYSQIPPKVEYRLSDIGKEFEPVLDSIRDWGIKYLEYEEKRKK from the coding sequence ATGCACTTTCTTAGTGAAGAGCCACTTCGATTTAATGAATTGAAGCGAAGAATGCCAAAAATGACACATGCCACCTTATCAAATCAACTAAAACAATTGGAAAGCGAAGGATTAATTATAAGAACAGAATACAGTCAAATCCCACCTAAAGTTGAATATCGTCTTAGTGATATCGGGAAAGAATTTGAACCAGTTCTTGATAGTATTCGCGATTGGGGCATTAAATATCTTGAATACGAAGAAAAGAGAAAGAAGTAA
- a CDS encoding L-fuco-beta-pyranose dehydrogenase has protein sequence MEYTKLGNTDIEVSKLCIGCMSFGKAGTMHDWTLDQTESDRVIAHALDRGINFFDTANGYSGGTSEEYLGKAIRKHTTRDQVVIASKVYFNEGRLSKKAIMREIDGTLKRLGTEYLDLYMIHRFDYGTPIEETMEALHELIKIGKVRALGASAMYGYQFHNMQLVARENGWTPFSTMENHYNLLYREDERELIPICKQMNVSLMPYSPLAAGHLARPEWKSNSLRGTTDCVAMGKYDRTEEQDMEIVNRVHELSIKYNCKMSQIAIAWQWAKGVASPIIGATKVQYLDDAVGALQINLTADDIEYLEELYVPHKIVGAIDKNPEQGVVLLDEKK, from the coding sequence ATGGAATATACGAAACTTGGTAATACAGATATTGAAGTTTCAAAGTTATGTATAGGTTGTATGAGTTTTGGTAAAGCAGGAACAATGCATGATTGGACGCTAGACCAAACGGAAAGTGATAGGGTAATTGCACATGCACTAGATCGTGGTATTAATTTCTTTGATACTGCCAATGGATATTCTGGAGGAACAAGTGAAGAGTATTTGGGTAAAGCGATCAGAAAGCATACAACAAGAGATCAGGTTGTGATTGCATCCAAGGTATATTTTAATGAAGGTAGATTATCAAAGAAAGCCATTATGCGTGAAATTGATGGGACACTAAAACGTCTAGGAACAGAGTATTTGGATTTATATATGATTCATAGATTTGATTATGGCACGCCTATCGAGGAGACAATGGAGGCATTGCATGAACTAATAAAAATAGGAAAGGTAAGAGCACTTGGTGCATCAGCTATGTACGGATATCAGTTTCATAATATGCAGCTTGTAGCAAGAGAGAATGGATGGACACCATTTTCCACAATGGAGAATCACTATAATCTTTTATATCGTGAGGATGAGAGAGAACTGATTCCAATTTGTAAGCAGATGAACGTGTCCCTTATGCCTTATAGTCCTTTGGCAGCAGGTCATCTTGCAAGACCAGAGTGGAAGTCGAATTCTCTACGAGGTACGACGGACTGCGTTGCAATGGGAAAGTATGATAGAACAGAAGAGCAGGATATGGAAATTGTTAATCGTGTTCATGAACTTTCCATAAAATATAATTGCAAAATGTCTCAGATTGCGATTGCATGGCAGTGGGCAAAAGGGGTAGCGTCTCCAATCATTGGCGCTACAAAAGTACAGTATCTTGATGATGCAGTAGGGGCATTACAAATCAATCTTACAGCCGATGACATTGAGTATTTAGAAGAGCTTTATGTGCCTCATAAAATAGTGGGAGCAATTGATAAGAATCCTGAGCAGGGTGTAGTGCTGTTGGATGAGAAAAAGTAA
- a CDS encoding transcriptional regulator, MerR family, with amino-acid sequence MTIKDASKITGISIDNLRYYERIGLIPEVPRNASGIRDYDETSISWINFVMRFKRGGMTLEAIREYVHLAIQGEQTQPARKEILLDAKADMEAKLKEIQESLDVINYKLDTYDKKCGPITKEMVDAWKQSKKEGKDE; translated from the coding sequence ATGACAATAAAAGATGCATCAAAAATAACGGGAATCTCAATCGATAATTTACGATATTATGAGCGCATTGGCTTGATTCCTGAAGTTCCACGAAATGCATCTGGAATTCGAGATTATGATGAAACGTCAATAAGCTGGATTAATTTTGTAATGCGATTTAAACGTGGAGGGATGACATTAGAGGCAATCCGAGAATATGTTCATCTTGCAATCCAGGGTGAGCAAACGCAACCAGCAAGAAAAGAAATTCTGTTGGATGCCAAAGCAGACATGGAAGCCAAATTGAAGGAGATTCAAGAAAGTCTGGATGTTATCAATTATAAGTTAGATACTTACGACAAGAAATGCGGGCCGATTACCAAGGAAATGGTGGACGCATGGAAGCAGAGTAAAAAAGAAGGAAAAGATGAATAG
- a CDS encoding flavoredoxin: MKKNIGKALSLYPLPTLVIGAMVNGKPTWTLVAHAGIMGHDHVMVSLSQVHYINQGIKESNTLSINVVDESWLDKADHMGCVSGNKVDKSESFEYTIGEKGTPMINDAKLSIECEVEADYNTPGFDNFICTIAGTYAEEAILNEKGKINYHTFKPVLFEMPTYEYFRMGDVIGNCMKIEKKNA, from the coding sequence ATGAAAAAAAATATCGGAAAAGCATTATCTCTATATCCATTACCAACTCTAGTAATCGGAGCAATGGTAAATGGAAAACCAACTTGGACATTAGTAGCACATGCAGGAATTATGGGACATGATCATGTAATGGTTTCTCTTTCACAGGTGCATTACATAAATCAAGGAATTAAAGAAAGTAATACGCTATCTATCAATGTTGTTGATGAGAGCTGGCTTGATAAAGCAGATCATATGGGATGTGTGAGTGGAAATAAGGTTGATAAATCAGAATCGTTTGAGTATACGATTGGTGAAAAAGGAACGCCAATGATCAATGATGCAAAGCTATCGATCGAATGTGAAGTAGAAGCAGATTATAACACTCCAGGATTTGATAACTTTATTTGTACGATCGCAGGAACTTATGCAGAAGAAGCAATTCTAAACGAAAAAGGTAAAATTAATTATCACACATTTAAACCTGTCCTATTTGAAATGCCAACTTATGAATATTTTAGAATGGGCGATGTAATAGGAAACTGTATGAAAATTGAAAAGAAGAATGCGTAA
- a CDS encoding IAA acetyltransferase, which yields MEIRKVEGEKKEYLELLLLADEQEDMIDKYLERGEMFVLDDNGVKAECVVTKEADRIYEIKNIAVLPEWQRRGYGKYLIEYVVRNYVDCDEILVGTGDVPSSLSFYRNSGFVESHRIKNFFIDNYDHPMFEEDKQLVDMVYLKREQKK from the coding sequence ATGGAAATAAGAAAAGTTGAGGGTGAAAAAAAGGAATACCTTGAATTGCTATTATTGGCGGATGAACAGGAGGATATGATAGATAAATATCTGGAGCGTGGCGAAATGTTTGTTTTAGATGATAATGGTGTAAAGGCAGAATGTGTAGTAACCAAAGAAGCTGATCGCATTTATGAGATTAAAAATATTGCTGTCTTACCAGAATGGCAACGAAGGGGATATGGAAAATATCTTATCGAATATGTTGTAAGAAATTATGTAGATTGTGACGAGATACTTGTCGGAACAGGGGATGTTCCGTCGTCCCTCTCTTTTTATAGGAATAGTGGATTTGTAGAATCTCATCGAATCAAGAACTTTTTTATAGATAATTATGATCATCCAATGTTTGAAGAGGATAAACAATTGGTGGATATGGTTTACCTGAAAAGAGAGCAGAAGAAATAG
- a CDS encoding aspartate racemase, with product MKKLGLIGGTGPESSMIYYRDINKMVSEKTNGKAFPEIAIESLNLNKALGYVQTEDYLELQKYIKKALDNLVNGGAKIVALTAGTMHIVYDQLKDQVEVPFISIPETVSELAVQRGYKKIGLLGTIFTMEKDYLKKSFLEKGIEIITPSSDERILVNDRISKELEYGIVKESTIQELIQIITKMKEEDGIEAIILGCTELPLALNRDNCPVDCLDIMEIHIQKLVELMLE from the coding sequence ATGAAAAAATTAGGGTTAATCGGAGGAACTGGTCCAGAGTCTAGTATGATCTATTATCGTGATATCAACAAAATGGTGAGTGAAAAGACGAATGGAAAAGCATTTCCAGAGATTGCAATCGAGAGTTTAAATCTTAATAAAGCATTGGGCTATGTTCAAACAGAAGATTATTTGGAATTACAAAAGTATATAAAGAAAGCCTTGGATAACCTGGTGAATGGTGGTGCAAAGATCGTCGCTTTGACAGCGGGAACGATGCATATTGTTTATGATCAACTAAAAGATCAAGTAGAGGTTCCGTTTATTAGTATTCCTGAAACCGTAAGTGAACTGGCAGTTCAAAGGGGTTATAAAAAAATCGGACTGTTGGGCACCATTTTTACAATGGAGAAAGATTATTTAAAAAAGTCATTCCTTGAAAAAGGGATAGAAATAATCACGCCATCGTCAGATGAAAGAATTTTGGTAAATGACAGAATCAGTAAAGAACTTGAGTATGGAATTGTAAAAGAGTCAACCATACAAGAATTGATCCAGATCATTACTAAAATGAAAGAGGAAGACGGAATTGAGGCAATAATACTTGGATGTACGGAGCTGCCATTGGCATTAAATCGAGATAATTGCCCCGTTGATTGTTTAGATATTATGGAAATTCATATTCAGAAATTGGTTGAGTTGATGTTGGAATAG
- a CDS encoding lantibiotic transport ATP-binding protein spaF/mutF, which yields MNYIVETSNLTKEFHNKSAVKSINMHIQAGEIYGFIGKNGAGKTTTMKLLLGMDLPTSGEITLFGSKNLNHARKDIGGLIESPGLYKTCSAYENLKRFSFIYGGTEQEINEILTLVGLQNTGKKPAGKFSLGMRQRLGIGIALLGNPKLLILDEPINGLDPAGIKEIRDLILKINKERNVTILISSHLLDELSKIVTTYGIINDGVLIEEITSTDLMSRCHHYLKLAASPLEDAVTVLKEQWNLEHFTVEEDYIKIQEEFNQVSDLVRSLVKKEIAVNEVTTISCNLEDYFIERMM from the coding sequence ATGAATTATATTGTAGAAACAAGTAACCTTACAAAAGAATTCCATAATAAATCAGCAGTCAAATCCATTAACATGCATATACAGGCCGGTGAAATTTATGGATTTATCGGTAAAAATGGGGCCGGTAAAACGACCACTATGAAATTATTACTAGGAATGGATCTTCCAACTTCAGGAGAAATCACCTTATTTGGAAGTAAGAATCTAAATCATGCTCGCAAAGATATCGGTGGACTGATCGAATCCCCTGGTCTCTATAAGACCTGCTCTGCATATGAAAACCTAAAACGTTTTTCTTTCATTTATGGAGGAACAGAACAGGAAATTAATGAAATTCTTACCTTAGTCGGTTTACAAAACACTGGCAAAAAGCCAGCCGGGAAATTCTCATTGGGAATGAGACAGCGACTTGGAATTGGAATTGCCCTTTTAGGAAATCCCAAGCTTCTAATTTTAGACGAGCCGATCAATGGGCTTGATCCAGCTGGAATTAAAGAGATTCGAGATCTTATATTGAAAATCAATAAAGAACGTAATGTTACAATTCTTATTTCTAGTCATCTGTTAGATGAACTATCAAAAATTGTGACCACCTATGGAATTATTAATGATGGTGTCTTAATTGAAGAAATTACTTCTACTGATCTAATGTCTCGATGTCATCACTATCTTAAATTAGCAGCATCACCATTAGAAGATGCTGTAACTGTTCTAAAAGAACAATGGAACCTAGAACATTTTACAGTTGAGGAAGATTACATTAAGATACAAGAAGAATTTAATCAAGTATCTGATCTCGTTCGTTCACTGGTAAAGAAAGAGATCGCTGTGAATGAAGTAACAACTATCAGCTGTAATTTAGAAGACTATTTTATTGAAAGGATGATGTAA